The following nucleotide sequence is from Brachyspira suanatina.
CATGCAGTAGATTTGAGGAAGACCTACAAATTTTCCTCCCTCTCTAAATGAGATCATTGATAATGTATTGGAAAAGCCGTTATTAATCTCACTAATTAAATAAGGCAAATACAATAAAAATGATATAAATACGCTAAGTAAAAGAGGAACTATATATTTTTTTGTAAGCTTTTTAAATCTTACTATATGATATACTATTAATGTTGGTACTATAGAGAAAAATACTCCAAAATGACATTGCGCCATTAAAGCAATTACAGGATACATCAATAATGCTGAAATATATGAATATTTACCATCGATAACATATTCACAAAATAATATAAACAATATAAATGATAAATATATCATAATATTAGGATTGTAAATATCTATACTAGCAAAAAATAAATATGCATTGCATAATATTAAAGCTGACAATACGGATGCCATATATTTTCCAAATCTTTTATAAAACCAAAATAAAAATATCGCTAAAATAAACAAGCATAAAATCATAAATATTACACGAGATAGTACAAAATTTTCATTCGTAATTTTATATAATAATGTATATACAATATAATAAAATCCTCCTGGCATTCTAGGTGTATAATCAGCATCGGCACTCCACATTTTTGTTCCTACTGTAGGAAATGTATCATTATTATAAAAACTGACCATATCATCATATTGCTTAAATTGGTCAAAATCTGCTTTAGCTTTTGGAAAAGCATAAATATGTATTATTATTGTTAAAATTACTGGAATTATAAATGCACTATATATAGCTATATTTTTTTTCACTTTTCAAATCCTTTACAATAGTTATTTAATTATTTTTTTTATTATATATTCAGGTCTTTTTTTCATTTCATTAAAAATATTGGCAAGATACTCACTTATAACAGATAATGAAATAAGCTGTACTCCTCCAACAAAAAGAATTGTTATTATAATAGAGGCCCATCCTTTAACTAATTCTTGAGAATCAAACAAATATAGGTAAAATACTCTTATAGAAAATCCTATAGCAATAAATATTGCCAATATACCAAAAAAAAGAGATATTCTTAAAGGTTTAACAGAAAAAGATAAAATACCTGTAATAGCTAATTTTAACATTTTCTTAAAAGTATATTTTGTATTACCTGCTGCCCTTGCATCTCTCTCATATTCAAAAGCTTTCTGCTCAAATCCCATCCAGCTTATTAAACCTCTAATATATTTAGGATTTTCTCCAAAAGATTTATATGCTTCTATAACATTTTTATCAATCAATCTGAAATCACCAGTATCAACAGGAAATTTAACTTCTGATAATAAATTAATCAAACGGTAAAATATTGAAGCTGTTAGTTTTTTAAAAATAGATTCGCCTTTTCTTGATATTCTTTTTCCATAAATAATAGGAGTTTTACTATTCTCATATTCTTCTATCATATCTGGTATAATTTCAGGCGGGTCCTGCAAATCAGCATCTATTATAACAGCAATATCTCCTAAAGCATTATGAATACCGCAGCTTACAGCAGCCTGATGCCCAAAATTTCTAGAAAAAGAAAAAAGTTTAACTCTGTTATCATTAACGCTAAAATTTTCTATAATTTTTTCTGTTTTATCTTTACTTCCATCATTTACAAAAATAAATTCACATTCATAATTAACTAACTTTTCAGAAACTTTATTAATTCTTTCATAAAGTGTATCTAAGACTTCTTCTTCATTATAACATGGAATTATTATACTTATTTTCATAAAGTACCCCATATAAAAATATTGTTTATATTATACTATATTAATAAAAAAATTAAAATGTTTTTATTAA
It contains:
- a CDS encoding glycosyltransferase family 2 protein produces the protein MKISIIIPCYNEEEVLDTLYERINKVSEKLVNYECEFIFVNDGSKDKTEKIIENFSVNDNRVKLFSFSRNFGHQAAVSCGIHNALGDIAVIIDADLQDPPEIIPDMIEEYENSKTPIIYGKRISRKGESIFKKLTASIFYRLINLLSEVKFPVDTGDFRLIDKNVIEAYKSFGENPKYIRGLISWMGFEQKAFEYERDARAAGNTKYTFKKMLKLAITGILSFSVKPLRISLFFGILAIFIAIGFSIRVFYLYLFDSQELVKGWASIIITILFVGGVQLISLSVISEYLANIFNEMKKRPEYIIKKIIK